A section of the Neisseria dumasiana genome encodes:
- a CDS encoding L-lactate MFS transporter has product MSFLDKANTVAPPGFNRWMVPPAALAVHLSIGQIYAYSVFNAPLTKIIGITESAPDDWKLTTVGWVFSIALAVLGASAALFGTWMERVGPRKAMFVAACCFSLGFFVSALGVYTHNLWLLYLGNGVLGGVGLGLGYIGPVSTLMKWFPDKPGMATGLAIMGFGGGAMLASPLSVALMNAFSSADSTGVAQTFIVLGIFYFIFMMFGVFTIRVPAEGWKPKGFVPPAKTKKMVSSSHVNAGQAVKTPQFWLLFFILCLNVTAGIGVLGQASVMIQELFSEASVGAGAAVGAAAAAGFVGLLSLFNMGGRFFWSSISDKIGRKHTYTLFFVLGSLLYFAVPSIGESGSKGLFVIGFCIIMSMYGGGFAAIPAYLKDLFGTYQVGAIHGRLLLAWSAAAVLGPVLVNYIRQGQINSGVPAAQAYSITMYIMAALLIIGLLCNLSVKPVHEKHHDKSVKDAAQSHNPDDETTLSDAYLAAEEVSHGGVRVWWRWALAGVPLAYGVVMVFVKVMDLFR; this is encoded by the coding sequence ATGTCTTTTCTAGATAAAGCCAACACCGTAGCCCCGCCCGGTTTCAATCGCTGGATGGTGCCGCCTGCGGCGTTGGCGGTTCATTTGTCTATCGGGCAGATTTATGCCTATTCCGTATTCAATGCCCCGCTTACTAAAATCATCGGTATCACCGAGTCTGCGCCCGATGATTGGAAGCTGACCACGGTAGGTTGGGTGTTCAGCATTGCTTTGGCGGTGCTGGGGGCATCGGCTGCGCTGTTCGGCACTTGGATGGAGCGGGTAGGGCCGCGTAAAGCGATGTTTGTGGCAGCCTGTTGTTTCAGCTTGGGTTTTTTTGTGTCGGCACTAGGGGTTTACACCCATAACCTGTGGTTGCTGTATCTCGGTAACGGCGTACTTGGCGGCGTAGGCTTGGGTTTGGGATATATCGGGCCGGTATCGACGTTAATGAAATGGTTTCCCGATAAACCCGGCATGGCAACCGGTTTGGCCATTATGGGATTCGGCGGCGGTGCGATGCTTGCGTCGCCTTTATCGGTAGCATTAATGAATGCTTTCAGCAGCGCCGATTCCACCGGTGTGGCGCAAACTTTTATCGTGCTCGGTATTTTCTATTTTATTTTCATGATGTTCGGTGTGTTTACCATTCGTGTACCGGCAGAAGGCTGGAAACCGAAAGGCTTTGTGCCGCCTGCCAAAACGAAAAAAATGGTCAGCAGCAGCCATGTGAATGCAGGGCAGGCGGTAAAAACGCCGCAGTTTTGGTTACTGTTTTTCATTTTGTGTTTGAATGTTACCGCCGGCATAGGTGTGCTCGGTCAGGCATCGGTGATGATTCAGGAGTTGTTTTCCGAAGCTTCGGTCGGTGCGGGTGCGGCGGTTGGCGCAGCCGCAGCAGCAGGGTTTGTCGGGTTGTTGAGTTTGTTTAATATGGGCGGCCGCTTTTTTTGGTCGAGCATTTCCGACAAAATCGGCCGCAAGCATACCTATACGCTGTTTTTTGTGCTGGGCTCGCTGCTTTATTTTGCTGTTCCGTCTATCGGCGAGAGCGGTAGCAAGGGGCTGTTTGTTATCGGGTTCTGCATCATTATGTCGATGTATGGCGGCGGTTTCGCAGCGATTCCGGCCTATTTGAAAGATTTGTTCGGCACTTATCAAGTCGGCGCGATTCACGGACGGCTGTTGCTGGCGTGGTCTGCCGCCGCCGTGTTGGGGCCTGTGTTGGTTAACTATATCCGCCAAGGGCAAATTAACAGCGGCGTACCTGCCGCACAGGCATACAGTATTACCATGTATATCATGGCCGCTTTGCTGATTATCGGTTTGTTGTGCAACCTATCGGTGAAGCCGGTGCATGAGAAACACCATGATAAAAGCGTGAAAGATGCGGCTCAAAGCCACAATCCCGACGACGAAACCACCTTGTCGGATGCTTATCTGGCAGCCGAAGAAGTGTCGCACGGTGGTGTGCGTGTGTGGTGGCGTTGGGCGTTGGCAGGTGTGCCGTTGGCTTACGGCGTGGTTATGGTGTTTGTAAAAGTAATGGATTTGTTCCGCTGA
- the cas6 gene encoding CRISPR system precrRNA processing endoribonuclease RAMP protein Cas6 gives METDYPSLMQAAAHIKSRHQLQWLDWSRYSTRQQQHINLGGAIGTWQFQDLPLPFSQLLHLGQWLHIGKETVFGYGRYKIKEVNPCLTL, from the coding sequence TTGGAAACCGATTACCCAAGCTTGATGCAGGCCGCAGCACACATAAAAAGCCGCCACCAACTGCAATGGCTGGACTGGAGCCGCTATTCAACCCGCCAACAACAGCACATCAACTTAGGCGGAGCCATAGGCACTTGGCAATTTCAAGATTTACCGCTACCATTCAGCCAACTGCTCCATCTCGGACAATGGTTGCACATAGGCAAAGAAACCGTGTTCGGCTACGGACGCTACAAGATAAAAGAGGTTAACCCATGTTTAACTTTGTAA
- the nadE gene encoding NAD(+) synthase, producing MQTQAVIDHIVGWLKDYAAKAKAKGLVVGVSGGVDSAVVSILAARTGLPVLVLDMPIRQKADQSSRSKAHIENLHQRFPNVKSMLVDLTPTFDTFAETVEVNESDYPSKQLALANARSRLRMLTLYYYAQINGFLVTGTGNKVEDFGVGFFTKYGDGGVDINPIGDLLKTQVYQLASALNVIESIQVAAPTDGLWDTDRTDEEQMGASYPELEWAMSVYGWNRPEDFEGRQREVLEIYTRLHQAMQHKVNPIPVCRIPNDLLS from the coding sequence ATGCAAACACAAGCCGTTATCGACCATATCGTCGGCTGGCTCAAAGACTACGCAGCCAAAGCCAAAGCCAAAGGTTTGGTAGTGGGCGTGTCGGGCGGTGTCGATTCTGCGGTCGTATCTATTTTGGCCGCCCGTACCGGCCTGCCTGTATTGGTGCTCGATATGCCCATCCGCCAAAAAGCAGATCAAAGCAGCCGCTCCAAAGCCCATATCGAAAACCTGCACCAACGCTTTCCCAACGTAAAAAGCATGCTTGTCGATCTAACCCCCACATTCGACACTTTTGCCGAAACGGTAGAAGTTAACGAAAGCGACTATCCATCCAAACAACTGGCTTTGGCCAACGCCCGCTCGCGCTTGCGTATGCTCACGCTTTATTACTACGCGCAAATCAACGGCTTTTTGGTAACGGGCACCGGTAACAAGGTGGAAGATTTCGGCGTTGGCTTTTTCACCAAATACGGCGACGGCGGCGTCGATATCAACCCCATCGGCGACTTACTGAAAACGCAGGTTTACCAACTTGCCTCAGCACTCAATGTAATCGAATCGATTCAGGTGGCCGCACCCACCGACGGCTTGTGGGATACCGACCGCACCGACGAAGAACAGATGGGCGCCAGCTATCCCGAGCTGGAATGGGCCATGAGTGTGTACGGCTGGAACCGCCCCGAAGATTTCGAAGGCCGCCAGCGTGAAGTGCTGGAAATCTACACCCGCCTGCACCAAGCCATGCAGCATAAGGTTAATCCGATTCCGGTATGCCGCATTCCGAATGATCTGCTGTCTTAA
- a CDS encoding MlaC/ttg2D family ABC transporter substrate-binding protein: MKTLTAALFAVPVAVVAPYAAAQTQQHPAQAQLQQNIDAVLKVVRNKGLSEQQKIKQIERYADNYLDYQRISALAVGLPWKEFSPKQKTEFISAFKEMIIAMYARSALMGAEKAQVKVLPKMVDNGKNKVDAYSEIVTPSGKKYEVSYQFYKVGSVYKVYNIRVDGVSMVTVYRNQFNDLIKQKGIDGTIATVRAKGLKKAESL, from the coding sequence GCACCTTATGCCGCCGCCCAAACCCAGCAGCACCCTGCGCAGGCACAACTTCAACAGAACATTGATGCCGTATTGAAAGTTGTTCGTAACAAAGGCTTGAGCGAACAACAGAAAATCAAACAGATTGAACGCTATGCCGACAATTATCTCGATTACCAGCGTATTTCCGCATTGGCAGTCGGCCTGCCGTGGAAAGAGTTTTCTCCCAAGCAGAAAACCGAATTTATTTCGGCATTTAAAGAAATGATTATCGCCATGTATGCGCGGTCGGCTTTGATGGGGGCGGAAAAAGCCCAAGTAAAAGTGCTGCCGAAAATGGTGGATAACGGCAAAAACAAAGTGGATGCTTACAGCGAAATCGTTACGCCGAGCGGAAAAAAATATGAAGTTTCCTATCAGTTTTACAAAGTCGGCTCGGTTTATAAGGTGTATAACATCCGTGTGGACGGCGTGAGCATGGTTACGGTTTACCGCAATCAGTTCAACGACTTAATCAAACAAAAAGGGATTGACGGTACGATTGCCACCGTTCGTGCCAAAGGTTTGAAAAAAGCGGAATCTCTGTAA